TTGGTGACCTCATGTGCTCTTTGTATAATTATGTGTCCTTCATCATTACCTCTGCCTCAGTAGGAGACATGGTGCTCATATCAGTTGATCGCTATGTGGCTATTTGTGACCCTCTGCATTACCCCACCAGAATCACAGTGACAAGAGTTAAACTCTCCGTTTGTCTGTGCTGGTCCTGTTCTGTTCTCTACAACAGTCTCTTTATAAACGATTACTTGACTCAGCTAGATATTCATAATTCCTGCTACGGAGAATGTGTGATTGTCACTGACTTTATCGCAGGAGTTGTTGACCTTGTTTTGACCTTTATTGTTCCAGTTACTATCATCATTGTTCTGTACATGAGAGtatttgttgtggctgtgtctcaggctcgtgCCATGCGCTCTCACATCACAGCTGCTACACTTCAGCGTTCAGTAAATCCAACAAGGAaatctgagctgaaagcagccaggactctTGGTGTTCTTGTACTTGTGTTTCTAATCTGTTTCTGCCCATATTATGGTGTCTCTCTTGCAGGGGACAGCTTGCTCAGTACTTCATCTGCATCCTTTATGC
This window of the Enoplosus armatus isolate fEnoArm2 chromosome 11, fEnoArm2.hap1, whole genome shotgun sequence genome carries:
- the LOC139292300 gene encoding trace amine-associated receptor 13c-like is translated as MEAEDGAELCFPQLLNTSCRKPTTPWSEALLIHVVLSSISLVTVALNLLVIISVSHFRQLHTPTNTLLLSLAVSDFLVGLLLMPIEILLKTSCWFLGDLMCSLYNYVSFIITSASVGDMVLISVDRYVAICDPLHYPTRITVTRVKLSVCLCWSCSVLYNSLFINDYLTQLDIHNSCYGECVIVTDFIAGVVDLVLTFIVPVTIIIVLYMRVFVVAVSQARAMRSHITAATLQRSVNPTRKSELKAARTLGVLVLVFLICFCPYYGVSLAGDSLLSTSSASFMLYLFYCNSCLNPVIYALFYPWFRKAMKVIVTLQILQPGSCEANIL